One segment of Beduinella massiliensis DNA contains the following:
- a CDS encoding chromate transporter → MLLDLFFSFFQIGLFSVGGGYAAIPLIQSQIVERLHLLTLAEFSDLITIAEMTPGPIAINSATFVGMRCAGIHGALACTLGCMLPSFCICLILAYVYYRYRSVSGVQIVLGALRPAVVALIAAAGLSILLLGVFRAGMDALQLSNFHVIEALLFAACLFLLRKWKVSAVGVILGSGVVGTLLYLVTGLA, encoded by the coding sequence ATGCTGCTTGACCTCTTTTTCAGCTTCTTTCAGATCGGCCTGTTCAGCGTCGGCGGGGGCTACGCCGCCATCCCGCTCATCCAGAGCCAGATCGTGGAGCGGCTGCACCTGCTCACGCTCGCGGAGTTTTCCGACCTCATCACCATCGCGGAGATGACGCCCGGGCCCATCGCGATCAATTCCGCCACGTTCGTGGGCATGCGCTGCGCCGGCATTCACGGCGCGCTGGCCTGCACGCTGGGCTGCATGCTGCCGTCGTTTTGCATCTGCCTGATCCTCGCCTACGTGTACTACCGCTACCGCAGCGTCTCCGGCGTGCAGATCGTGCTCGGCGCGCTGCGCCCCGCCGTGGTCGCCCTGATCGCCGCCGCGGGGCTCTCCATCCTGCTGCTCGGCGTCTTCCGCGCCGGCATGGACGCCCTGCAGCTCTCGAACTTCCACGTCATCGAGGCGCTGCTCTTCGCCGCGTGCCTGTTCCTGCTCAGGAAATGGAAGGTCAGCGCCGTAGGCGTCATCCTGGGCAGCGGCGTCGTGGGCACGCTGCTCTACCTCGTCACGGGCCTCGCTTGA
- a CDS encoding nitroreductase family protein, translating into MFEIKLEKRWCDAVYARTAVRTFTGDPTDEQLDRLGEAARKFSWQGIRIRLFRGPGMRGTIKGTNVYAVVLMKKGTPPELQGFYGEALVLEAVSMGLGTCWLGTYYKGVVQQAAKPESDESVTAIIAIGQCVEQTFAPKRKALEDLTGMQPAELAQLKDWQRAALDAARVAPSAMNQQPWRFSADAQSVTLLPRPAILTKKYAPIDCGIAMLHMAVGAYSAGREGTWKTTDVGYAYRC; encoded by the coding sequence ATGTTTGAAATCAAGCTCGAAAAGCGCTGGTGCGACGCGGTGTACGCCCGCACCGCCGTGCGCACCTTTACCGGCGACCCGACGGACGAGCAGCTCGACCGCCTGGGGGAAGCGGCCCGCAAGTTCTCCTGGCAGGGCATCCGCATCCGTCTCTTCCGCGGCCCGGGCATGCGCGGGACGATCAAGGGGACGAACGTGTACGCGGTCGTCCTGATGAAGAAGGGCACGCCGCCGGAGCTGCAGGGCTTTTACGGCGAGGCGCTGGTGCTCGAGGCCGTGAGCATGGGCCTGGGCACCTGCTGGCTGGGCACCTACTATAAGGGCGTCGTGCAGCAGGCCGCGAAGCCCGAGAGCGACGAGAGCGTGACCGCGATCATCGCCATCGGCCAGTGCGTCGAGCAGACCTTCGCGCCCAAGCGCAAGGCGCTGGAAGACCTGACGGGCATGCAGCCCGCCGAGCTGGCGCAGCTCAAGGACTGGCAGCGCGCCGCGCTGGACGCCGCGCGCGTGGCTCCTAGCGCCATGAACCAGCAGCCGTGGCGCTTTTCGGCGGACGCGCAGAGCGTGACCCTCCTGCCGCGCCCCGCGATCCTGACGAAGAAGTACGCGCCCATCGACTGCGGCATCGCCATGCTGCACATGGCCGTCGGCGCGTACAGCGCGGGCCGCGAGGGCACGTGGAAGACGACCGACGTGGGCTACGCCTACCGCTGCTGA
- a CDS encoding glycosyltransferase family 39 protein, whose amino-acid sequence MSAVNAIFAALLTALLALGVRGRPRADGRAQALGQRLWAFIDRRYALCALLLLALAVTLRVYRFPEIPYGMNTDGVMSTLDAWALSSYGTDRFGTPYPTMLWGWGYGQQSALYAYWASLFTRFLGLNKLSLRLPMLSVALLSLPVLFDLARRVAGRGYALMTLALCAVLPWHVVQSRWSIDAHMFCHMLLFSTYFLVLGTRRRGFYALSMVFFGLTMYAYAIAAYSVPILLLSSGVYLLAHGKISLRQLLGCAAIYLLVALPLLLTLAINLLGLETMRLGPLTLQRFSASVRASDTLFLAQKDMFVQLRENLLTFLHHTFLQSSGGWPTVVEGFGTLYVFSTPALLAGLYLFWRDRRANALGGGTDAQRAGRADSGYLVLCWLFAMFCCGLFTNLSNTWRSNGIYYPLLLLVSYALYAAARRVKALLPLMMAVYAVGAALFTAAYFDPARLAAHTEELEADQIEALEYMDTLPFEYACLSVGTDPERRVVAEINALFVHGIDALQFQDKKPLLDGAGDELGYYSDIYEYWTEDGGFTPFEDENMVYLLRAGEEEAFEGLDFALRPFGRFVVAYPAQYLPEGGDA is encoded by the coding sequence ATGAGCGCCGTCAACGCGATTTTCGCCGCGCTGCTGACGGCGCTGCTGGCGCTGGGCGTGCGCGGCCGCCCGCGCGCGGATGGCCGCGCGCAGGCGCTGGGGCAAAGGCTCTGGGCGTTCATCGACCGCAGGTACGCCCTGTGCGCCCTGCTGCTGCTCGCGCTGGCGGTGACGCTTCGGGTCTACCGCTTTCCCGAAATCCCCTACGGCATGAACACCGACGGCGTGATGTCCACGCTGGACGCCTGGGCCCTTTCCAGCTACGGCACGGACCGCTTCGGCACGCCCTACCCCACGATGCTCTGGGGCTGGGGCTACGGCCAGCAGAGCGCGCTGTACGCCTACTGGGCGTCGCTGTTCACGCGCTTTCTGGGCCTGAACAAGCTGAGCCTGCGCCTGCCGATGCTGAGCGTGGCGCTGCTCTCGCTGCCGGTGCTCTTCGACCTCGCGCGCCGCGTGGCGGGGCGGGGCTACGCGCTCATGACGCTGGCGCTGTGCGCGGTGCTGCCCTGGCACGTGGTGCAGTCGCGCTGGTCCATCGACGCGCACATGTTCTGCCACATGCTCCTCTTTTCCACCTATTTCCTGGTGCTGGGCACGCGGCGGCGGGGCTTTTACGCCCTTTCGATGGTCTTCTTCGGGCTGACGATGTACGCCTACGCCATCGCCGCCTATTCCGTGCCCATCCTGCTGCTCTCATCGGGCGTGTACCTGCTCGCCCACGGGAAGATCAGCCTGCGGCAGCTGCTCGGCTGCGCGGCGATTTACCTGCTGGTGGCCCTGCCGCTGCTGCTGACGCTTGCGATCAACCTGCTCGGGCTGGAGACGATGCGCCTGGGCCCCCTCACGCTGCAGCGCTTCAGCGCCTCGGTGCGCGCCTCGGACACGCTGTTTCTCGCCCAGAAGGACATGTTCGTGCAGCTGCGCGAGAACCTGCTGACGTTCCTGCACCACACGTTCCTGCAATCCAGCGGCGGCTGGCCGACGGTGGTGGAAGGGTTCGGCACGCTGTACGTCTTTTCCACCCCGGCGCTGCTGGCCGGGCTGTACCTCTTCTGGCGGGACCGGCGGGCAAACGCCCTCGGCGGGGGGACGGATGCGCAGCGGGCGGGCCGTGCCGACAGCGGCTATCTCGTGCTGTGCTGGCTGTTTGCGATGTTTTGCTGCGGGCTGTTCACGAACCTTTCCAACACCTGGCGCTCCAACGGCATCTACTACCCGCTGCTGCTGCTCGTCTCCTACGCGCTGTACGCGGCGGCGCGGCGGGTGAAGGCGCTGCTTCCGCTGATGATGGCCGTCTACGCGGTGGGCGCGGCGCTGTTCACCGCCGCCTACTTCGACCCGGCGCGGCTTGCGGCCCATACGGAGGAGCTGGAAGCCGACCAGATCGAGGCGCTCGAGTACATGGACACCCTGCCCTTTGAATACGCCTGTCTGAGCGTGGGCACGGACCCGGAGCGGCGGGTGGTCGCGGAGATCAACGCGCTGTTCGTGCACGGGATCGACGCGCTGCAATTCCAGGACAAGAAGCCCCTGCTCGACGGCGCGGGCGACGAGCTGGGCTATTACAGCGACATCTACGAGTACTGGACGGAGGACGGGGGCTTTACGCCCTTCGAGGACGAAAACATGGTCTATCTGCTGCGCGCGGGCGAGGAGGAGGCCTTCGAGGGGCTCGACTTCGCGCTCAGGCCCTTCGGCCGCTTCGTCGTCGCTTACCCCGCGCAGTACCTGCCGGAAGGGGGCGACGCCTGA
- a CDS encoding C-GCAxxG-C-C family (seleno)protein, protein MEKQRIARIYLEEDNNCAETILRAANEEYGLNLSDGDAKLIAAFGGGMGCGGTCGALAGALAVLGRVAVEGRAHATEGFKERCAALVARFERELGSRDCASLKARYFEENGDRCLKTVLLAAQVLERYLLENGLIEKKEDAAVPPEEIKRVKGMGFLHNKGTGRFNARIITRNGRVTAHEMACVAHAAERFGDGHVVMTTRLTLEVTGVPYGQIDAFRAFVGEAGLETGGTGSKVRPVVSCKGTTCQYGLIDTYALSEKIHRRFYEGYRDVQLPHKFKIAVGGCPNNCVKPDLNDLGIVGARVPLFDADRCRACGKCTLIDACPVGAAARRGLADARAVIDTERCNSCGRCIGKCVFKLNDAARPGYRVLIGGRWGKAFAQGRALRHLFLSEEEVLLAVESAILLFRDQGLTGERFADTVARISFDEAERQILSGELLTRREEILGRRVVGGATC, encoded by the coding sequence ATGGAGAAGCAGCGCATCGCGCGCATCTATCTGGAAGAGGACAACAACTGCGCGGAAACCATCCTGCGCGCGGCAAACGAGGAATACGGGCTGAACCTTTCCGACGGGGACGCGAAGCTGATCGCGGCTTTCGGCGGCGGCATGGGGTGCGGGGGCACCTGCGGGGCGCTGGCGGGCGCGCTGGCCGTGCTGGGCCGCGTGGCGGTCGAGGGCCGCGCGCACGCGACCGAGGGCTTCAAGGAGCGCTGCGCCGCGCTCGTGGCCCGCTTCGAGCGCGAGCTGGGCAGCCGGGACTGCGCGTCGCTCAAGGCGCGCTACTTCGAGGAAAACGGCGACCGGTGCCTGAAGACCGTCCTGCTGGCCGCGCAGGTGCTGGAGCGCTACCTGCTCGAAAACGGGCTGATCGAAAAGAAGGAAGACGCCGCCGTCCCGCCCGAGGAGATCAAGCGGGTGAAGGGCATGGGCTTCCTGCATAACAAGGGCACCGGGCGCTTCAACGCGCGCATCATCACGCGCAACGGCCGCGTCACGGCGCACGAGATGGCCTGCGTGGCCCACGCGGCGGAGCGCTTCGGCGACGGCCACGTCGTTATGACCACGCGCCTCACGTTGGAGGTCACGGGCGTGCCCTATGGCCAGATCGACGCCTTCCGCGCGTTCGTCGGGGAGGCGGGGCTCGAAACGGGCGGCACGGGCTCGAAGGTGCGGCCCGTCGTCTCCTGCAAGGGCACGACCTGCCAGTACGGGCTGATCGATACCTACGCGCTTTCGGAAAAGATTCACCGCCGCTTTTACGAGGGCTACCGGGACGTGCAGCTGCCGCACAAGTTCAAGATCGCGGTCGGCGGCTGCCCGAACAACTGCGTCAAGCCCGACCTGAACGACCTGGGCATCGTGGGCGCGCGGGTGCCGCTCTTCGACGCGGACCGCTGCCGCGCCTGCGGCAAGTGCACGCTGATCGACGCCTGCCCCGTGGGCGCGGCGGCGCGGCGCGGCCTCGCGGACGCGCGCGCCGTCATCGACACGGAGCGCTGCAACAGCTGCGGGCGCTGCATCGGCAAGTGCGTCTTCAAGCTGAACGACGCCGCGCGCCCGGGCTACCGCGTGCTGATCGGCGGGCGCTGGGGCAAGGCGTTCGCCCAGGGACGCGCGCTGCGCCACCTCTTCCTGAGCGAGGAGGAGGTGCTGCTCGCCGTCGAGAGCGCGATCCTGCTCTTCCGCGACCAGGGCTTGACGGGCGAGCGCTTCGCGGACACCGTCGCACGCATCTCGTTTGACGAGGCCGAGCGCCAGATTCTGAGCGGCGAGCTGCTCACGCGCCGCGAGGAGATCCTGGGCCGCCGGGTCGTCGGCGGGGCGACCTGCTGA
- a CDS encoding DUF1836 domain-containing protein, whose translation MQDVAMLPNLKGVLESIPAPWDQLPDLGLYMDQVITYVERQFSPMRPGREDRLLTSAMINNYVKAGLMPRPVGKKYERPHLAVLLMICTLKQSMSMDSIAHLLRMPQEGGEADIRALYETFRAAQEEMQRVIRENLTLARGRSGALRFALAAALCRMAADATAAQQDGAEV comes from the coding sequence ATGCAGGATGTTGCGATGTTGCCGAACCTGAAAGGCGTGCTGGAAAGCATCCCCGCACCATGGGATCAGCTGCCGGATCTGGGGCTGTACATGGATCAGGTCATCACATACGTGGAGCGTCAGTTCAGCCCCATGCGCCCGGGGCGCGAAGACCGGCTGCTGACGAGCGCGATGATCAATAACTACGTCAAGGCGGGGCTGATGCCGCGCCCGGTGGGCAAGAAGTACGAGCGGCCGCACCTGGCGGTGCTGCTGATGATCTGCACGCTCAAGCAGTCGATGAGCATGGATTCCATCGCGCACCTGCTGCGGATGCCGCAGGAGGGCGGCGAGGCGGACATCCGCGCGCTGTACGAGACGTTCCGCGCCGCGCAGGAGGAGATGCAGCGGGTGATCCGCGAGAACCTGACGCTGGCGCGGGGGCGCTCCGGGGCGCTGCGCTTTGCGCTGGCGGCGGCGCTGTGCCGCATGGCGGCGGACGCGACGGCGGCGCAGCAGGACGGCGCGGAGGTCTGA
- a CDS encoding chromate transporter gives MGQTSRAARLPRLFLSLLTLSAFTFGGGFVIVTLMKKKFVEDLGWLEEDEMLDITAIAQSSPGPIMINAAVILGYRVCGIVGALVAALASALPPLVIISVISVFYTQFRENRYIAIALQVMRAGVAAVIFDVVINLTANVCRTRRALYIGMMLCAFVLTVFFHVSAMTLILCCLAIGLAEALAAWLRGRSKGGRTHAA, from the coding sequence ATGGGTCAAACGTCCCGCGCCGCGCGGCTGCCGCGGCTGTTCCTCTCCCTGCTCACGCTCAGCGCGTTTACGTTCGGCGGGGGGTTCGTGATCGTCACCCTGATGAAGAAGAAGTTCGTGGAGGACCTGGGCTGGCTGGAAGAGGACGAGATGCTGGACATCACCGCCATCGCCCAGTCCTCCCCCGGGCCGATCATGATCAACGCCGCGGTCATCCTCGGCTACCGCGTGTGCGGCATCGTGGGCGCGCTGGTGGCCGCGCTGGCCTCGGCCCTGCCGCCGCTCGTCATCATCTCGGTCATCTCCGTCTTCTACACGCAGTTCCGGGAAAACCGCTACATCGCCATCGCGCTGCAGGTCATGCGCGCGGGCGTCGCGGCGGTCATCTTCGACGTGGTCATCAACCTGACGGCAAACGTGTGCCGCACGCGGCGCGCGCTCTACATCGGCATGATGCTTTGCGCCTTCGTGCTGACGGTCTTCTTTCACGTGAGCGCGATGACCCTCATCCTCTGCTGCCTCGCGATCGGCCTCGCGGAGGCGCTGGCCGCCTGGCTGCGCGGGCGCTCGAAGGGAGGCAGGACGCATGCTGCTTGA
- a CDS encoding MerR family transcriptional regulator: MTVKQVSALTGVSVRTLQYYDDIGLLCPARAGEGGYRLYDEAALETLQQILFFRELGFKLKEIQAILKDPHFDRSAALRAQRELLTLKRERLSGLLHLIDRLLKGEPCMSFAEFDMSAYFRMLESFKKTHADEIVRRFGSMEQFDEMASDLRQRQAEMADGALAQYGDAGRYAQAMEKSLKTFLEDGPAVTKERAQELIEETDARTRKLTADLTRDPADEAVQAALRELLALNEEGSRGLDMGEYAQTMAEAYASNPLYIEVTDRKYGEGAARFLSLALRAYLADGVRPTGGVRPPDGARPTDGVRPTGGVRPTGGVRPPDK, from the coding sequence ATGACGGTAAAACAGGTTTCGGCGCTCACGGGCGTCAGCGTACGCACGCTGCAATACTACGACGACATCGGCCTGCTGTGCCCCGCGCGGGCGGGCGAGGGCGGTTACCGCCTCTACGACGAGGCCGCGCTGGAAACGCTTCAGCAAATCCTCTTTTTCAGGGAGCTTGGGTTCAAGCTAAAGGAAATCCAGGCGATCCTGAAGGACCCCCACTTCGACCGCTCCGCGGCGCTGCGCGCGCAGCGCGAGCTGCTTACCCTCAAGCGCGAGCGCCTGAGCGGCCTGCTTCACCTCATAGACCGATTATTGAAGGGAGAACCTTGCATGAGCTTTGCGGAATTTGACATGAGCGCGTACTTTCGGATGCTCGAAAGCTTTAAAAAGACCCACGCGGACGAGATCGTCCGCCGCTTCGGCAGCATGGAACAGTTTGACGAGATGGCATCGGACCTCCGGCAGCGCCAGGCCGAGATGGCGGACGGCGCGCTTGCCCAGTACGGCGACGCCGGGCGCTACGCCCAGGCCATGGAAAAGAGCTTGAAGACCTTTTTGGAGGACGGCCCGGCGGTCACGAAGGAGCGCGCGCAGGAGCTTATAGAGGAGACGGACGCGCGGACGCGGAAGCTCACGGCCGACCTGACGCGCGACCCCGCGGACGAAGCGGTGCAGGCGGCGCTGCGCGAGCTGCTCGCCCTCAACGAGGAGGGCAGCCGGGGCCTCGACATGGGCGAATACGCCCAGACGATGGCGGAGGCCTACGCCTCGAACCCCCTGTACATCGAGGTGACCGACCGCAAGTACGGCGAGGGCGCCGCCCGCTTTCTGAGCCTCGCGCTCCGGGCCTACCTCGCGGACGGTGTCCGTCCCACGGGCGGCGTCCGTCCCCCGGACGGTGCCCGCCCCACGGACGGTGTCCGTCCCACGGGCGGCGTCCGCCCCACGGGCGGCGTCCGCCCCCCGGACAAATAA
- a CDS encoding GDSL-type esterase/lipase family protein, translating into MYDGKITIWGDSIFKGVIFDETRGRYAILRDNFVTALSRMLGIPVDNRARMGLTSAGGEEEMTPDVLSPGALAVIEFGGNDCDLDWKAVAAAPEAAHEAKVPLDEFRERLTALAQRARAGGMRPVLVTPPPLCAQRYFDWVTRGLDAQAVLRYLGDVEHIYRWQERYADAVYAVASRTGSALFDLRDAFLQAGDLPSLMCADGIHPNAKGHALMAGAARARLATI; encoded by the coding sequence ATGTACGATGGCAAGATTACGATATGGGGCGATTCGATCTTCAAGGGCGTTATTTTTGACGAGACGCGGGGGCGCTATGCGATCCTGCGCGACAACTTCGTCACGGCGCTCTCCCGGATGCTGGGCATCCCGGTGGACAACCGCGCCCGCATGGGGCTGACGAGCGCCGGGGGCGAGGAGGAGATGACGCCGGACGTCCTCTCGCCGGGGGCGCTCGCGGTGATCGAGTTCGGGGGCAACGACTGCGACCTGGACTGGAAGGCGGTGGCCGCCGCGCCGGAGGCCGCGCACGAGGCGAAGGTGCCGCTGGACGAGTTCCGCGAGCGGCTGACGGCCCTGGCGCAGCGGGCGCGGGCGGGCGGCATGCGGCCGGTGCTGGTGACGCCGCCGCCGCTTTGCGCGCAGCGCTACTTCGACTGGGTGACGCGCGGGCTCGACGCGCAGGCGGTGCTGCGCTACCTGGGCGACGTGGAGCACATCTACCGCTGGCAGGAGCGCTACGCGGACGCGGTGTACGCGGTGGCTTCGCGCACGGGCAGCGCGCTGTTCGACCTGCGGGACGCGTTTTTGCAGGCGGGCGATCTGCCCTCGCTGATGTGCGCGGACGGCATTCACCCCAACGCCAAGGGGCACGCGCTGATGGCGGGCGCGGCCAGGGCGCGGCTGGCGACGATCTGA